One Fusobacterium nucleatum genomic window carries:
- a CDS encoding LysE/ArgO family amino acid transporter — translation MEKYLQGFLMGLAYVAPIGVQNLFVINSAITQKRSKALLIALIVIFFDITLAFACFFGIGFLIDKLEWLKLIILLVGSIIIIYIGQGLLRSKSELKKNDNMDIPLLKAITSACVVTWFNPQAIIDGTMLLGAFRATLSSETGMYFILGVTSASFSWFMGLSIFISLFSHKFNNKVLRIINIICGLVIIFYGVKLLLNFYKMFIHYIY, via the coding sequence ATGGAGAAATATTTACAAGGTTTTTTAATGGGACTTGCCTATGTTGCTCCAATAGGAGTACAAAATTTATTTGTAATAAACTCTGCAATTACCCAAAAAAGAAGTAAAGCATTATTAATTGCTTTAATTGTAATATTTTTTGATATAACACTGGCATTTGCTTGTTTCTTTGGAATAGGTTTTTTAATAGATAAGTTAGAGTGGTTAAAGTTAATTATTCTACTTGTTGGAAGTATAATCATAATCTATATAGGACAGGGACTTTTAAGAAGTAAAAGTGAACTTAAAAAAAATGATAATATGGATATACCACTATTAAAAGCAATAACATCTGCCTGTGTTGTAACTTGGTTTAATCCACAAGCTATTATTGATGGTACTATGTTGCTTGGAGCATTTAGAGCAACTCTTTCAAGTGAAACAGGAATGTATTTTATACTTGGAGTAACATCAGCATCTTTTTCTTGGTTTATGGGCTTAAGTATATTTATCTCATTATTTAGTCATAAATTTAATAATAAGGTGCTAAGAATAATCAATATAATCTGTGGTCTAGTGATAATTTTTTATGGTGTAAAATTACTATTAAATTTTTATAAGATGTTTATTCATTATATATATTAA
- the pgeF gene encoding peptidoglycan editing factor PgeF, whose amino-acid sequence MNYIDKDIKDFNDYIEFTTFNKFNVRILFTKKNYGSVPEKSREEVAEDFSLKDKIMVSSHQTHSDNVILVGENTDVTYFENTDGILTSNKNVAILTKYADCLPIFIYDEESKIFGAVHSGWKGTYQGIVKRAIEKINPKSLSTINILFGIGISCENYKVGVEFYEQFKNKFPKEIVKKTFSIKDGDFYFNNQLFNYYLLKDYGVKEDKIFLNNRCTFKENFHSFRRDKELSGRNGAIMFMEV is encoded by the coding sequence ATGAATTATATAGATAAAGATATAAAAGATTTTAATGACTATATTGAGTTTACAACTTTTAATAAATTCAATGTGAGAATATTGTTTACAAAAAAAAATTATGGAAGTGTTCCAGAAAAGAGTAGAGAAGAAGTTGCAGAAGATTTTTCATTAAAAGATAAAATAATGGTTTCATCTCATCAAACTCACAGTGATAATGTTATTTTAGTAGGGGAAAATACAGATGTAACATATTTTGAGAATACAGATGGGATACTGACATCTAATAAAAATGTAGCGATACTTACAAAATATGCAGATTGTTTACCTATATTTATCTATGATGAAGAAAGTAAAATATTTGGAGCAGTTCATTCAGGTTGGAAGGGAACATACCAAGGAATTGTGAAAAGAGCTATTGAAAAGATTAATCCTAAAAGTTTATCAACAATAAATATTTTATTTGGTATAGGAATATCTTGTGAAAATTATAAGGTTGGTGTAGAATTTTATGAACAATTTAAAAATAAATTTCCAAAAGAAATTGTTAAAAAAACATTTTCTATAAAAGATGGAGATTTTTATTTTAATAACCAGCTTTTTAATTATTATTTACTCAAAGATTATGGTGTAAAAGAAGATAAAATATTTTTAAATAATAGATGTACATTTAAAGAAAATTTCCATTCTTTTAGAAGGGATAAAGAACTTTCTGGAAGAAATGGAGCAATTATGTTTATGGAGGTTTAG
- a CDS encoding lysine 5,6-aminomutase subunit alpha — MGKLDLDWGLVKEARESAKKIAADSQVFIDAHSTVTVERTICRLLGIDGVDEFGVPLPNVVVDFIKDNGNISLGVTKYIGNAMIETGLQPQEIAEKIAKKELDITKMQWHDDFDIKLALKDITHATVERIKANRKAREDYLEQFGGDKKGPYIYVIVATGNIYEDVTQAVAAARQGADVVAVIRTTGQSLLDFVPYGATTEGFGGTMATQENFRIMRKALDDVGVELGRYIRLCNYCSGLCMPEIAAMGALERLDMMLNDALYGILFRDINMKRTLVDQFFSRIINGFAGVIINTGEDNYLTTADAIEEAHTVLASQFINEQFALIAGLPEEQMGLGHAFEMEPGTENGFLLELAQAQMAREIFPKAPLKYMPPTKFMTGNIFKGHIQDALFNIVTITTGQKVHLLGMLTEAIHTPFMSDRALSIENAKYIFNNLKDFGNDIEFKKGGIMNTRAQEVLKKAADLLKTIETMGIFKTIEKGVFGGVRRPIDGGKGLAGVFEKDSTYFNPFIPLMLGGDR, encoded by the coding sequence ATGGGAAAATTGGATCTTGATTGGGGGCTTGTTAAGGAAGCTCGTGAATCTGCAAAAAAGATTGCAGCTGATTCTCAAGTTTTTATAGATGCACACAGTACAGTTACTGTTGAAAGAACAATTTGTAGATTATTAGGTATAGATGGTGTTGATGAGTTTGGAGTTCCATTACCAAATGTGGTTGTAGACTTCATAAAAGATAATGGAAATATTAGCTTAGGAGTTACAAAATATATTGGGAATGCAATGATAGAAACTGGACTTCAACCTCAAGAAATAGCAGAAAAGATTGCTAAAAAAGAATTAGATATAACAAAAATGCAATGGCATGATGACTTTGATATAAAATTAGCTTTAAAAGATATAACTCATGCAACAGTTGAAAGAATAAAAGCTAATAGAAAAGCAAGAGAAGATTATTTGGAACAATTTGGTGGAGATAAAAAAGGTCCTTATATATATGTAATAGTTGCAACAGGAAATATCTATGAAGATGTTACTCAAGCAGTTGCAGCAGCAAGACAAGGTGCTGATGTTGTTGCAGTTATAAGAACAACAGGACAATCTCTACTAGACTTCGTACCTTATGGAGCAACAACAGAAGGTTTCGGAGGAACAATGGCAACTCAAGAAAACTTTAGAATAATGAGAAAGGCTCTTGATGATGTTGGAGTTGAATTAGGTAGATATATAAGATTATGTAACTATTGTTCTGGACTTTGTATGCCTGAAATAGCAGCAATGGGAGCATTAGAAAGATTAGATATGATGCTTAATGATGCCCTATATGGAATACTATTTAGAGATATTAATATGAAAAGAACATTGGTTGACCAATTTTTCTCAAGAATAATCAATGGTTTTGCTGGAGTTATAATAAATACAGGAGAAGATAACTACTTAACAACAGCTGATGCCATAGAAGAAGCTCATACAGTTTTAGCCTCTCAATTTATCAATGAACAATTTGCATTGATAGCTGGTTTACCAGAAGAACAAATGGGACTTGGACATGCTTTTGAAATGGAGCCAGGAACAGAAAATGGGTTCTTATTAGAACTTGCTCAAGCACAAATGGCAAGAGAAATATTCCCTAAAGCACCTTTAAAATATATGCCACCTACTAAATTTATGACAGGAAATATATTTAAAGGACATATACAAGATGCACTATTTAATATTGTAACTATAACAACAGGGCAAAAAGTTCACTTATTAGGAATGCTTACAGAAGCTATCCATACACCTTTTATGTCAGATAGAGCATTGTCAATAGAAAATGCAAAATACATTTTCAATAATTTAAAAGATTTTGGAAATGACATAGAGTTTAAAAAAGGTGGAATAATGAATACAAGAGCTCAAGAAGTTCTTAAAAAAGCAGCTGATTTATTAAAAACAATAGAAACAATGGGTATCTTCAAGACAATAGAAAAAGGTGTATTTGGAGGAGTAAGAAGACCTATTGATGGTGGAAAAGGACTTGCTGGAGTTTTTGAAAAGGATAGTACATATTTCAATCCTTTCATTCCATTAATGTTAGGAGGGGATAGATAA
- a CDS encoding potassium/proton antiporter produces the protein MNNILFLSSVVIIVSIFMYRYLSKFGVPMLLVFISLGMIFGVNGIFKIDYENYELSRDICSFALIYIIFFGGFGTNLSMAKGIIKKSLILSSLGVIFTSFLTGIFAHYILKLDWYTSLLIGSVLGSTDAASVFAILRSHKLNLKENTASLLEIESGSNDPFAYVLTISFLTLSKGGLNLPILLFKQVCFGLLVGYIFAKLSCFVIRKSKNLDSGMSMALIMASMLLSYSLSEFIGGNGYITVYLLGVLIGNIRFNKKSEIVSFFNGITSIMQILIFFLLGLLVNPLEALKYTLPAILIMIVMTILIRPSVVYLLISPLKSSRGQKLLVSWAGLRGAASVVFAILVVVAHKEIGMIVFNIAFIVVLLSIAIQGSLLPFFSRKFDMIDEEGDVLKTFNDYSDTEDVDFITAEINENHKWVGKQIKNLEFMPSVLLVLIIRNGQNIIPNGDTIIEKGDRIVLCGSSFVDKDTRINLYESIVDKTSKYKDKSIRELDRNTLIVMIKRDEVAMIPSGNTTILENDILVLLDR, from the coding sequence ATGAATAATATTTTATTTTTAAGTTCAGTTGTTATTATTGTTTCAATATTTATGTATAGATATCTTAGTAAATTTGGTGTTCCTATGCTTTTAGTATTTATAAGTCTGGGAATGATATTTGGAGTAAATGGAATTTTTAAAATAGACTATGAAAATTATGAACTCTCAAGAGATATATGTAGTTTTGCTCTAATATATATTATTTTCTTTGGAGGTTTTGGTACTAATCTTTCTATGGCAAAGGGAATAATCAAAAAATCTTTGATTTTATCTTCATTAGGAGTTATTTTTACTTCATTTTTGACAGGAATATTTGCTCACTATATTTTAAAATTAGATTGGTATACCTCTCTTTTAATAGGCTCTGTCCTAGGTTCAACAGATGCTGCTTCTGTATTTGCTATTTTAAGATCACATAAACTAAATTTAAAGGAGAATACTGCATCTTTATTAGAAATCGAAAGTGGTTCAAACGACCCTTTTGCTTATGTTTTAACTATATCATTTTTGACACTTTCAAAAGGAGGACTAAATTTACCAATACTATTATTTAAACAAGTTTGTTTTGGTTTATTAGTGGGATATATTTTTGCAAAGTTATCTTGTTTTGTCATAAGAAAATCTAAAAATTTAGATAGTGGAATGTCTATGGCTCTTATAATGGCTTCTATGCTTCTATCATATTCTTTAAGTGAATTTATTGGAGGTAATGGTTATATAACTGTCTATCTTTTAGGTGTATTAATAGGAAATATCAGATTTAACAAGAAAAGTGAAATTGTTAGTTTTTTCAATGGAATAACAAGTATTATGCAGATTTTAATTTTCTTCTTATTAGGACTTTTAGTAAATCCACTAGAGGCATTAAAATATACTTTACCTGCTATCTTAATTATGATTGTTATGACTATACTTATTCGTCCATCTGTAGTTTATCTATTGATAAGTCCTTTAAAATCAAGTAGAGGACAAAAACTTTTAGTATCTTGGGCAGGTTTAAGAGGAGCTGCCTCAGTAGTTTTTGCCATCTTAGTTGTGGTTGCACACAAAGAAATTGGAATGATTGTTTTTAATATTGCATTTATTGTAGTTTTACTATCTATTGCCATACAAGGTTCTTTACTTCCTTTCTTTTCAAGAAAATTTGATATGATTGATGAAGAAGGAGATGTTCTTAAAACATTTAACGATTATTCTGATACAGAAGATGTAGACTTTATAACTGCTGAAATTAATGAAAATCATAAATGGGTTGGTAAACAAATAAAAAATCTCGAATTTATGCCATCTGTATTATTGGTTTTGATTATAAGGAATGGGCAAAATATTATTCCAAATGGTGATACTATAATAGAAAAAGGAGATAGAATTGTTCTTTGTGGTTCAAGTTTTGTGGATAAAGATACAAGAATAAATTTATATGAAAGTATAGTAGATAAAACTTCAAAATATAAAGATAAATCTATTAGAGAACTTGATAGAAATACTTTGATTGTCATGATTAAAAGAGATGAAGTTGCTATGATACCAAGTGGAAATACAACTATACTAGAAAATGATATTTTAGTATTATTAGATAGATAA
- a CDS encoding B12-binding domain-containing protein, with amino-acid sequence MSSGLYSTEKREFDTTLDLTKLRPYGDTMNDGKVQMSFTLPVACNEKGIEAALQLARKMGFVNPAVAFSEALDKEFSFYVVYGATSYNVDYTAIKVQALEIDTMDMHECEKYIEENFDREVVMVGASTGTDAHTVGIDAIMNMKGYAGHYGLERYKGVRAYNLGSQVPNEEFIKKAIELKADALLVSQTVTQKDVHIENLTNLVELLEAEGLRDKIILIAGGARITNDLAKELGYDAGFGPGKYADDVATFILKEMVQRGMNK; translated from the coding sequence ATGAGTTCAGGATTATATTCAACAGAAAAAAGAGAATTTGACACAACACTAGATTTAACAAAACTTAGACCTTATGGAGATACAATGAATGATGGTAAGGTTCAAATGAGTTTTACTTTACCAGTTGCTTGTAATGAAAAAGGAATAGAAGCAGCTTTACAACTTGCAAGAAAAATGGGATTCGTTAATCCAGCAGTAGCTTTTTCAGAAGCATTAGATAAAGAGTTTTCTTTCTATGTAGTATATGGGGCAACTTCTTACAATGTAGACTATACTGCTATAAAGGTTCAAGCCTTAGAAATAGATACTATGGATATGCATGAATGTGAAAAATATATAGAAGAAAATTTTGATAGAGAAGTTGTAATGGTTGGAGCAAGTACAGGAACAGATGCTCATACAGTTGGAATTGATGCCATTATGAATATGAAAGGTTATGCAGGACACTATGGACTTGAAAGATATAAGGGAGTAAGAGCTTACAACCTTGGAAGCCAAGTTCCTAATGAAGAATTTATTAAAAAGGCGATAGAATTAAAAGCAGATGCTTTATTAGTATCTCAAACTGTAACACAAAAAGATGTACATATAGAAAATTTAACTAACTTAGTTGAATTATTAGAAGCAGAAGGACTAAGAGATAAAATAATTTTAATTGCAGGTGGTGCAAGAATAACTAATGATTTAGCAAAAGAGTTAGGTTATGATGCAGGATTTGGACCAGGAAAATATGCAGATGATGTTGCAACATTTATTTTAAAAGAAATGGTTCAAAGAGGTATGAATAAATAA
- a CDS encoding Na+/H+ antiporter NhaC family protein: MIWKFWNGIQNFSSISLLGKIGVILGALIILGILYGVVTSKKFRDAFLKLSPVIVLAEFMMDEFDALLAAPLATIYACFIAMIFSKEKFNNIIDHAIDNVKEIQVALFILMAAYAMAEAFMSTGVGASLILIALKVGITAKTVAVVGAIVTSILSIATGTSWGTFAACAPIFLWLNHIVGGNLLLTTAAIAGGACFGDNIGLISDTTIVSSGIQRVEVIRRIRHQGVWSGLVLLSGIILFAVAGFTMGLPSTVGDPAEAINSIPADVWTALAEKREAAVKLLEQVKNGVPLYMAVPLVIVLVLAFMGTQTFICLFAGLFFAYVFGMMAGTVTSTMDYLNMMMGGFASAGGWVIVMMMWVAAFGGIMKSMNAFEPVSKLLSRISGSVRQLMFYNGLLCVFGNATLADEMAQIVTIGPIIREMVEENVEGSEEDMYTLRLRNATFSDAMGVFGSQLIPWHVYIAFYMGIASIVYPLHEFVAIDIIKYNFIAMIAVASILILTLTGLDRLIPLFKLPSEPAVRLKKQK, translated from the coding sequence ATGATTTGGAAATTTTGGAATGGAATACAAAATTTTAGTTCAATTTCTTTATTAGGCAAAATTGGTGTAATACTTGGGGCACTTATTATTCTTGGAATACTTTATGGAGTTGTAACAAGTAAGAAATTTAGAGATGCTTTTTTAAAACTAAGTCCAGTAATTGTTTTAGCAGAATTTATGATGGATGAGTTCGATGCATTGCTTGCTGCACCACTTGCAACTATTTATGCTTGTTTTATTGCTATGATTTTTTCAAAAGAAAAATTCAATAACATTATAGACCATGCAATAGATAATGTAAAAGAAATTCAAGTTGCATTGTTTATCTTAATGGCAGCTTATGCAATGGCAGAAGCATTTATGTCAACAGGAGTTGGGGCATCTCTTATTTTAATTGCATTAAAAGTAGGAATTACAGCTAAGACTGTTGCAGTTGTAGGAGCTATTGTTACATCAATATTATCAATAGCAACTGGAACAAGTTGGGGAACATTTGCAGCTTGTGCACCTATCTTTTTGTGGTTAAATCATATAGTTGGTGGAAATTTATTATTAACAACAGCAGCTATAGCAGGAGGAGCTTGTTTTGGAGATAATATAGGACTTATTTCAGATACTACAATAGTAAGTTCTGGTATTCAAAGAGTTGAAGTCATTAGAAGAATTAGACACCAAGGTGTATGGTCAGGACTTGTTTTATTATCAGGAATAATATTATTTGCAGTTGCAGGTTTTACAATGGGGTTACCTTCAACAGTAGGAGATCCTGCTGAAGCTATTAATAGTATACCTGCTGATGTATGGACTGCACTTGCTGAAAAAAGAGAAGCAGCAGTAAAACTATTAGAACAAGTTAAAAATGGAGTTCCTTTATATATGGCTGTTCCATTAGTAATAGTTCTAGTTTTGGCATTTATGGGAACACAAACATTTATTTGCCTATTTGCTGGATTATTCTTTGCATATGTATTTGGAATGATGGCAGGAACAGTTACAAGTACTATGGATTACTTAAATATGATGATGGGTGGTTTTGCATCTGCTGGTGGATGGGTAATAGTTATGATGATGTGGGTTGCGGCTTTTGGTGGAATAATGAAGAGTATGAACGCATTTGAACCTGTATCTAAATTATTATCTAGAATTTCTGGAAGTGTAAGACAATTAATGTTCTACAATGGACTTCTATGTGTATTTGGAAATGCTACTCTTGCAGATGAAATGGCACAAATAGTTACAATAGGACCTATTATTAGAGAAATGGTTGAAGAAAATGTTGAAGGTTCAGAAGAAGATATGTATACACTAAGACTTAGAAATGCAACATTTAGTGATGCTATGGGTGTTTTTGGTTCTCAACTTATCCCTTGGCATGTATATATAGCTTTCTATATGGGAATTGCTTCAATAGTTTATCCTTTACATGAGTTTGTGGCAATAGACATTATAAAATATAACTTTATAGCTATGATAGCAGTAGCAAGTATATTAATTTTAACTTTAACTGGTTTGGATAGATTGATACCATTATTTAAATTACCTTCAGAACCAGCGGTAAGATTAAAAAAACAAAAATAA
- a CDS encoding Smr/MutS family protein: MYNEIDLHNLDFKLALNIFKRKYNEALKRKDKREILIIHGYGANKLGHIPILATNLRIYLSKNKDKLSYRLSINPGVTYVTPKSRLD, from the coding sequence ATGTATAATGAAATAGATTTACATAACCTTGATTTTAAATTAGCTTTAAATATATTTAAAAGAAAATATAATGAAGCTTTAAAAAGAAAAGACAAGAGGGAAATTTTAATAATTCATGGTTATGGTGCTAATAAATTAGGACATATTCCTATTTTAGCAACTAATTTAAGAATTTATTTATCTAAAAATAAGGATAAACTAAGTTATAGACTTTCAATTAATCCTGGTGTGACTTATGTCACTCCGAAATCAAGGCTAGATTAG
- the aroF gene encoding 3-deoxy-7-phosphoheptulonate synthase: protein MYIKLKKGVLSKRVDEFLEKNNIKYFTSLDEGNIKYAILYILNDFKEENFKEIDDLIEIVKIKSSYKFVSREFKKSDTIINIKGHLIGGDNFILMAGPCSVENKEMLSNIAKEVKKGGAVALRGGAYKPRTSPYDFQGLGEIALKYLREVADENDMLVVTEAMDTENLDLICTYSDIIQIGARNMQNFSLLKKLGKINRPVLLKRGLSATINEFLLSAEYIISHGNREVILCERGIRTFETMTRNTLDINAIAMIRELSHLPIIVDASHGTGKRSLVEPVTLAGIFAGANGAMVEVHENPECALSDGPQSLDFKLFEKLAKNIKKSLIFRKELE from the coding sequence ATGTATATAAAATTAAAAAAAGGGGTTTTATCTAAAAGAGTTGATGAATTTTTAGAAAAAAATAATATAAAGTATTTTACTTCATTAGATGAAGGAAATATTAAATATGCTATACTATATATACTAAATGATTTTAAAGAAGAAAACTTTAAAGAGATTGATGATTTGATTGAAATTGTAAAAATTAAAAGTTCATATAAATTTGTAAGTAGAGAATTTAAAAAATCTGATACAATAATAAATATAAAAGGACATTTAATAGGTGGAGATAATTTTATACTTATGGCAGGACCCTGTTCTGTTGAAAATAAGGAAATGCTTTCAAATATAGCAAAAGAAGTTAAAAAAGGTGGTGCTGTTGCCCTAAGAGGTGGAGCATATAAACCAAGAACATCTCCTTATGATTTTCAAGGCTTAGGAGAAATAGCCTTAAAGTATTTAAGAGAAGTTGCTGATGAAAATGATATGTTAGTTGTAACAGAGGCTATGGATACTGAAAATTTAGATTTAATTTGTACTTACTCAGATATTATACAAATTGGTGCTAGAAATATGCAAAATTTTAGTTTATTAAAAAAATTAGGAAAAATAAATAGACCTGTATTATTAAAAAGAGGTTTAAGTGCAACTATTAATGAGTTTTTATTATCAGCAGAATATATAATTTCCCATGGAAATAGAGAAGTAATTCTTTGTGAAAGAGGGATTAGAACTTTTGAAACTATGACAAGAAATACTTTAGATATAAATGCTATTGCTATGATAAGAGAATTATCACATCTTCCTATTATAGTGGATGCAAGTCATGGAACAGGAAAAAGAAGTCTAGTTGAGCCTGTTACCTTAGCAGGAATTTTTGCAGGAGCTAATGGGGCTATGGTAGAAGTACATGAAAATCCAGAATGTGCTTTATCTGATGGACCTCAATCACTTGACTTTAAATTATTTGAGAAGTTAGCAAAAAATATAAAAAAATCCTTGATTTTTAGAAAGGAATTAGAATAA